The genomic interval CCGGCACGAGGAGCTGGGGGCGGTGGTGGTGCGGCGGGTGCCGGGTGACTGGACGACGTTGCGGGATCCGGCGGGGCGGGAGTATTGCGTCACGGGGCGGTCGCCGTGGGTTTGCTAGCGTGGGTGGTGGTACCGCAGCAGCGGCTATCCCGGACGAGGACGTGTCGTACCCGGCAGGCGAAGACGACCGCGTGAAGGTGGTGCGTCGCCGTGGCTTGGGTCGTTCTGGTGGTTTCCGGGGTTCTGGAGTCGGTGTGGGCGTTGGCTTTGGGCCGTTCGCAGGGTTTCACCCGCCTGGTCCCGAGCGTGGTCTTCGTGGTGGCTCTGGTGTTGAGCATGGCGGGGCTGGCTTACAGCTTGAAGAGCATTCCCATCGGTACGGGTTACGCGGTGTGGGTCGGTATCGGCGCGGTCGGCACGGCGGTGGCCGGGATGGTGTTGCTCGGCGAGTCGGCGGGTGTGCTGCGGATCTTGTCGTTGTTGCTGGTGGTGGCCGGGGTGGTCGGGCTCAAACTGTTCCATTGACCGCGTTTCGCCACGTCTGAGGCCCGTTCCCGGACGAGGCGGCCGCGCGGCTGGGCAACACGCCGTGGGGGTGGGGCCGTTCGCGGTTCTGTCGGGGGCACCTGGTAG from Paractinoplanes brasiliensis carries:
- the sugE gene encoding quaternary ammonium compound efflux SMR transporter SugE, whose amino-acid sequence is MAWVVLVVSGVLESVWALALGRSQGFTRLVPSVVFVVALVLSMAGLAYSLKSIPIGTGYAVWVGIGAVGTAVAGMVLLGESAGVLRILSLLLVVAGVVGLKLFH